The genomic region AAATACATTAATCGTTAAATTTGTTAGGTGgataaatcttttaaaacatggggaagaataaaaaaagaacctTGGTGGTAGAAAGGTTAGAAAACTTTAGTCTACGTGACCAAAGTGCGAGGTAATATAAAACATGTTGAATGACAGTCTGAGCATACATAGATCACAAAACTTAACTCCCCAAATACCCCTCTTCACACTAGTGTAACTGTTGTTTTTTTGCAAGTATAGACCTAAAGAACCTGACAGGGCCATGACACCGTCCACTAAAATACACATGTATAAAATTTGGCCAGCAATTTCAGAGGGTATGTAGACCTCAACTAGACCCTAGGCTCATGATGTTTACCCAACGGATGACACAGGACAGTTCAGCACTGGTTCTTCCTGTTGTTTAAATTGTAACCAGACAATGAAGAAGGAGCCAGTAGTTAAAGccaagggagggaggagtggagggCAGTGAGAAAAAGGTGTATGGAAAGGAACCAGGAGATCTTACCTTGATCCCTGCATTGAACATGGTGAGTGCCATGGTCGTCCTGACCAGTGCGTTGGTTAAGTGATTTCTCTCCATTAACCTAAAGCAAAAGGATTAAGGTCAGACATTAGGAAGAAGTGTCCAATGgggtgagagaaagaggagaaagatcaTCTACTTTCCTGAACCTTGGAGATCTTTAAGACTGAGAGAGATATCTTACAGATGTAGTGTCTGGTGGATGAGGGATGATTAGGTAGGGCCAgttaagccaaggagagaggacttCATGGGGTGGGTAGGTTTGGGGTAAGGGAtgtgaaaggaggaaagagaataatACTTTACCTGCTTATCAGGGGTCGAAATAGCCACAGGTTGCTCAGGAGTATATTGATAGGGAAGGGAAACTGAAAGGGAAAGAACAGGTCAGCAGGATTTCAGAGGGGTCAGCCCAACAGGGTCAAGTGTTCCTGAGGCCTGAGTCTCTCTCTGCTTTAGACCTGCCTCGGGGATCCTCAGAGGTCAGGAGTGCTGCTGAGCTCAGTTAGCTCAATCTCTTCCAGAAGGCCAGGGAAGGGGAAGCAATTATTTACTACCTAGCTGGGCTTATCTGATTGGTTAGAACAGTTGCTCAGCAGCCTCAGCAGCCAAGGGTGAGTGGGAACCAGCTCCCAAATGTACCAGGGTATATTAGATCTTAGGGTCTCAGATGAACATCATCAAGATCCCTtcatcccagctcagccactggCTGGGAATAGATGAAAATGGGCAGAGCACTGGTCAGCACCAGGGCCCTTTTATTACCCTAAAGGTCCCTTCTCTGCCACCTTTTTGTTCCTACCTGACCAGGAGTATGTGACACTCCTTCCCATACCTCATTTGCCAGTTGCTGCACTGTCATCTCCAACGGCCCGCTTGCAAACATGTGAGGCATTGGTGTCTGCTCCAGTCTGGAAGAGAAACAGAGTTCTCAGGACTTAGACAACCCCAGTCAAAGATCAGTGGcctgaaggagaaggagggagataGGAGGAAGTTTCCACAAGCCTGGCCAGGAGGTCTCCCATTCACCTCCCTATCACCTCCACCAACTCAACATTCTGAAGAAGTCAAAACACCAGCAAGACTACCTACACTCTACCAGCAGGAGCTTTCCCTGTCTACAAAGTCCACGTTagggcccctcctccccactacaCTGCTCTCCGGCATCCTGTGTGTCCATTCTCACACTGCAGCAGAATTGTCAGTCTCCTCTGCTAACCATgagttccttgaggacagaggCTGTTTCATTCATTACTGTATGGCCTACCACCTAGGTCAAGGGGGTAGGTAACATAGGCTCTGTGCCTTGACCATGGTGGCTATTTAGTTCaatatttgtgaaatgtttaTATCTCTTCTTCCCACTTTGTTAAGAAAACCCAGCCAGGGGTGAGCTCTGCTGTTACAGTCAACTGCCCACAGTCAACACATATTGTTTATCTTTGTCCTCCTGCCAGGGCAGGTGGAGAATTTAGACAGCTCTACAAGTCACTGCCGACATGTGATTTCTAACTGTCTGGGCTCTGGGCTACCCCAGCTATGTGACCAAGCTTTTGCCTGCTGGCCCTTGCTTGCCACGTGGATATACTAAAACTTCCCATCTGACCCCAGCCCTTGCCTAGGTACTGGTGGCTCTGTCCCTCCTGTGGCCCATGCCATGGCTTCCCAGCCAGCTTCAGGGCAGAAAGCTAAGCCTTCTCAAACTCAAAGTGGGAAAGTGCCAGGTCTTCCATCCTGAGTCTGGCATGGGAGCAGGGCCAGGAGCTGCTTACCGGCTGACAGCGGCTGCAAGGATGCCAATGCTTGTCTCCTTTGGAGGAGCTGAAGAGTGGCCTGGAGTCATGTTTACTTGCAGCATGAGGTTAATTGCACCCTTCTCTGAGACTGAAATCCTACAGAAGAGGATCAGAGATAGTCGTCCTGACTTCTTCCCATCCTGAATTATCCCATAGGCCCATCTGTGTGGTGGTCTGGTGGGCTAGGAGGTCAGCTTTATGctgctttgaaaaatatacacCAGCGGAAGTCCAAGACAGGTTGAAGATCAGGGTGATTAAGGCAAGAGGGGCAAACAAGGGGTTGTCTCAGCATGGCTTACATATACCAGGCTGGGGTCATCTCAAATGGGGTTAGAACCCCTTCCAAGGTTGGGGAGGAGTGGTTTACTCACATGGCAAAAGGCTTCTTGACATAGGGAATGACACCATCCAAGATAAAGCTACCCTCATCCACAATGAAGGCTAGCTGGATGCCCCTTGCCTGTAGCAGAGCTGAGATCTTCTGAGCCCCATTCATCCCTGACAACTGCAGACATTGAATACAGAGCCAGAGTCCTCCTCAGTCAGAGACAGACCTCCAGGGATAGCTAATGGGAACCTACTCAGCTTAGCTAGGGGCTCTAGAACCTTCCCATCTAGTCTCCTTCCTGTGGGGCAGGACCCTAGACAATCCTGCCTCATAGAATCCTGGAATGTCACAGCTAGAAGGACCCAACCCCCCTCACTACatgaatgaagaaactgaggcccagagagggaagtgaTTTGCCCAGAGTCTAAGTGAGTGGCAtcactgaaaataaaacacagtcatTGTTCAGTTCTCTTTCCATCACACGAGTGTTTCTCAAGGTATAGCTGATGGATCACTTGCCTGCCTCAGACATTACCAgggaatttgtttaaaattcagaTCTATGGCACAGAGCCCACGACTCTGAATTTTTGTCAAGGTCCTTAGATAGTTCTGGCACACGGACACATGGAGAAGTTGGCAAACCACTACACCATATCATGGTGACCCTACAGCTAGGGAGCCATCTGGACTAGAGTGAAGtacctgctcccctccccccaacaggGGTCCCAGAGGTAGGCATAGGATGAGGAGGCTCTACCTCCTCATCGTGGCCCAGAGCAATGAAGAAAGATCTTCGGGGGATGTAGTTCCTAAGCAGCAGGAGCTCCAAGGCTTGCAGGAGTGCCTGGGATTCAGAAGCAcaatggaagaggagaaaggcaTATCATTCAAGTAGGAGTACCAGGGTAGCAGAGACATTCATTCAGCTGCCTGCATCAGGGCTGGTGGGACCAGGATCTGACAGATTCTCTTTTAAGACAACAAATTCAAATGGTTCTGGGGATCAGATGTGGGGAAGCAGAACTCTGCATAAAGTCTTTACCATCTGGAGGAAAGCATAAACTTATCAATGTCAGAGCTGAAAGGTCCTTCGGGGTCATCTACTCCAATCCCTATTTACAGCTgagaaatcaaggctcagaaaaGGGAAGTGACAAACTGATGGctggaacccaggtcttctgGAGCTAAGGTTCTTCTACCATTACCTCCTACCTCCCAGGGGTCAGCCAAGTACTCCCATCCTCAGTTGACCTTTAGAGCCCtaaggcagagggaatagcatttCAGACCATCACAGAGTTCTTGTTGTCCAGTGTGCCCCGACCATGGATGAAGCCATCGTGCTCTAGTCCAGAGAATGGGGGCACTTCCCAGCCGTCTTTAGGGGCAGGTACCACATCAAGGTGAGCCAATAGCATGTAGGGCTGCAAGCTGGTGTCTGAGCCTTGGACAGTGAACAGGTGGGAGTAGTCCCCCACAGTTTCATGCTGGATAAAGCTGGTGCTGAACACTGTAGGAAAGACTAGAGGCAAAAGGATAAAAAGCAAGGTAGAAAGCCAGGTTTAACAATTTCCTTAGGTTTTCCTACCATTCTGTGAtccctgtccttttttttttcctaaatgcatCCTCCTTTGGGAGGTCTTCTGGGACACAGCGAGTCTGACTCCTGATCTGCCTGGACAATCTCTGAAATTCTTCCACATATTTTAATGCGCTGTTACTATGGAATAACATGCAAACCAAGACCCGCCATTAAGATAAAGATAAATGGTCAATATCTCAAGATCGGGCTTGGTCTGACCTATAACATGCCACCACGTGTATGTGTTTAAGGGCCATGCAGACTAGGGGTGTGTTAAATTTTGAATATAGTAGGCCCCATTAGCTAAATTACTTGGAATCAAACATGATgcttatataaaaaaattcagggatatttttcttttaaaaaaataacatacctACTGTTTGTGTTATATGGAGGTAAAGATTATCCTGTCTGGCTCAAGGTCATACTTCTGTGTGCAGGGGTGGATATTCCTGAGACAGAACAGGGACATGACTCAGGCCCTGGACCCCTGACCACAGAAGTCAACATACCCTGGCCTAATTAGCTGCAGAAGGGCTAAAACAAATAGTTTCCCAACCGCCAGAATTCAGCCCATACTCATATAAGGAAACGGCTAAACTATCAATCTTGTAATGGTTTTCAAGACCACTAAAGCAAGACACTGACACAAGCTGATAAGGTACCTGGCTAAAAAGAAACCAGACCTCTCTGGATCTAATCGCCTCAAGCCAGAATAGACCCCCTACTGACTTTACCTTGACTTTTTCctcattataatctcattttaatgctaaaaatcatgcaGGGGTAgagatttaacatgctaatgagaCATGCAATACATGAAGAAGCATCTAAAAGAACTACGCAGGCACAGGAAAATCTCCACCTCTACATGCTTACTTGTCACCCTTTTCCTGCCTAAGTCTCTTTAAAACTCTCCCTGAACTCCCGGTGGAGAGCTGGTCTGAGAATTCTTCCTGCTATGTTGACTGCCTTTGCTGCAGCATAAGCCCCAATAAAGCCCCCTCTGGGAAAACTTGTTTAGCTTCTTATCAATTTCCATTGCATGCAGAACCTAAGAACAAGTGGTGGTAACATTCCCAGGGTCAATTACTCGAGTGGCCTTAGCTATACCAGAGAAAGAACTTTTATCTCCCTCTGGGCTTTGTTGGAAGAATCCACTTATACCTCTGTGAATAcctgaaaacaaaaaactgaagaaaaatatggTTTTTTCTTGTCACCCAGCTTATCTTGTTTGTTGTCACTGTACATTTATTTCCCTATTTTTATCTCCTATTTAGTACAGTCTTCCAGCCTGGCCTCAGGTTGGCTACTAGGCATTAATCCCAGATCCACttgtcccagagtgctagagaGGGGGCTACTTGCTGCTCCTAGACCAGCTCCTCCCACCCAACAACTGTGAGGGGCTATTTTGTATTTGATTTAGGAGGGTACCCTCACTACTCTCAATGAGATCTTCATAAAGGGAAGGGGGGAGTTCTAAgaatccttttttcctttaaccCATACTTCCTCAGCTCTGTATGCCACGGGTAgtggggatgggaggagaggaCCGACATAGCTTGAAGCTGTTGACTGCCTAGAAGCCTAGAAACATGTTAGTAATGAATCTGGAGTAGGCCCAAGTAGGTAGAGTGCATCTGTGTAGGTGTGTGTAAAGAGGTAGGGGTGAGAGGAGCATGGGTCATAGTTCTGGACATATGCATAGGTATAAGAAACCCttagttcttcaaaaagataatcttttgattacctaatatttattgagtgacacACACCTAGGGCAAACATTAGGAGAGTTTAAATTCCAGCCCAACTGCTATGTGGCTTAGTTCTTCAAAGGGCAAATCTATAGTCTCTACTTTGTCCATGGAGATTAAATTGTCCCTGATTAGTAACAAAATAAACTTGTCATGTTGTAAAAGAACTGTGTCGCCATTGCTACCTGTACCAATGCTTGGCCATGATTTGTAGCTGACCTTTACGAATGTATTCTCCAAACTCAGCCAGGGCTGTAGTATTGGACTTCTCGGAGCTAAAAGACACTGTTGGAATCTGGATGGCACCTGTCAGAGTCAAATAGAGGCAAAAGATTAAAGATGataacaatcattttttttttttacagtcctCTGTGCATAAAAACTTCTTTTGTGTTCCTTATCTTTCTGCAGAGAGcaaaacaatcctgtgaggtaggtactgcTGTTTTTCCTAGTTCAAAGACAAGGAAACAAGTTTAGAGAGGTTAGGTAAGCTGCCTGAGATTGCCCAGCAACAAGCAGAattgggatttaaacccaggtcttctgGGTTTGTTTAGGCTAATATGATTCTTACAGGAAAATAAAGTCCAAGTTTCGGGGGGAGTAGATTTTGGACCCTAATCCTGAGGGGGAAGCTACTATAAATTTCTTCCTACGCCTCACTCTGCCTCTGAAACCACCATTCCCTTTGATGAATCCAAGCTTCATCAGTCTCAAGGAATCCACCGTCCTAGGTCCCTACATCAATGAGGCTTGTGTGCTTTTGGGTGTAAACGGTGGGCTTATTCCTCATGGACTGGCTCATCCAGAGTCTCACAAATCTTTCAACTGAGGCCAGCTTTTTGGGCATACATTGTCTGGAAAGGGTGGATTCAAAGCTCCCAAACAAGCTCTTCATTCCTAAATTAATCTCATTCTCCCTACTCAGTTGTCTCAATTCCTGAATTGTTGCTAGGTTTATCCGTTTGTCTTTAGGGCTTTAAGTTTTAAAGGGTTCCATTATCAAATGCAAACATCACTAGGAGGAGAAACACAATCCAAGAACACAACAAATTCACCTGGGGCAGCTTGACAACCAGGGATGGCCTCTGAAAGACATTCAGTTTTGCTAAAGATCAACCTTATATCATCATAGCCCACCACatagatggggaagctgaggttcaAAAAGATTTAAGTGCCTACTCAAGAGCAGACCCAAGATCTGAACTCAGGTCTTAGAACTCCCAGCTCAGAGTTCTAAGACATGTGGCTGTAAGGTCCCTACTCTAGGTTTTTATCTAGCTGTTGTTCTTTTCTGTGCAGACTCTGAGAGGCTGCCTAATGCCTTTTAGAGGAATATTTATACTATGCTTTGGGAAAGCCCTGATCTGTCTCCCAGGCCTATCACTCCATCACATGTACAATCTACATCCAACCACAGGGGTTAGCTTTCAGTGCCTGCTTTTGCCTGCACACATTAACGTAGGCAGTTTCTCTTGATCCATtatttaatgaaatggaaaaacctGGAGCTAAGCCTGATGGTGAAGAAGGATCTTACTACTCCACAGGATCTAGCACTCACAGAAACGTTCCTCTTTTCTCTTGGAAAATGCAGATTCAGAACTGAGTATTTGTAAGTTTTTAGCCTTGGCCTGAATTTTTGTGAATGAATTTTTAGCTTTGCTTGGAGGTCTAGGGGAGAGATGTTCTTCAACTAGGAGAGGGAATTAGGAACATCCTATACCCCAGCAATACTCCAAACCCCTTCTTAGAGCCATGTGGAGCCCAGCAAGTTCTACTGGCATTAGATGTTGTCACCCAGTGCTCACTCTTTGTTGTAAGACCCTGAGGAAGATCATTTAACTGACCTAAGCCTCCATTTCCCTTACCTGTAGCTAAGACAAAGatcatttagtcttttttttcttcctcttttttctccctcaaaCTTTAGTGTCCATCagattttttctttggtttttatttttcttctttttaattttttccttttctcaaaatgATAAGCTCTTTTTCTCCTGGCTCCCACTGCAATTTGTGTCTCTCTTAGCTaagcactttcatttttttaaatttttattatctttagagacagggtctagctctgttgcccaggctggagtgcagtggcacgatcaaacctcactataacctccaactcctcggctcaagcaatcctcccgcctcagtctcccaaagtgctgggactacagacaggaGCCACGATGCCCGGCCATTTAGTCTTATTTTAAGATACCGTAGAGATTTAACAGAGGTGAAAACTCTCAAAGGTTAAAAGTGCTGTACAAATAAAAGCTGCTGTAATACTCAAGGCAAGCAAAGGAGAGAGTGGACGGTGGCCACGCCAAGAGGGGTGAAGTTGGAGCTTCCAGGCCAGGCAGGAAACACTGGAGTCCCAGAAGCCAGGGGTGGCGTGAAGAGCGGAGTCCCCAACCAGGGCACAAGGAGCTGGGAAGGGTGCTGGGGCCTGGGTGCTCAGCTCCAGCTGAAATAGCGGAGGGAGGGAGAGTCACGGTTGACCCGAGGCGGGAGCGGCCCACATCTGGGCGTAGGTGGGCGAAGGGGACCCAGGTTCACCTTTCAGCGCCTCTTTCATCACGACGCGCTCCTCTTCGCTGAACTGAGAAGGGATTCGCGACGTCCCCTGATGCTCCCTGCCTTTCAGGTCCTTCGATATGGAGACGGTGGCAAAAACTAGTAGCAGCACAGCCGCCAGGGCCAGCGCGCAAACGTACCGCTGAGCCATGCTCCTCTCGAACCCCGCCGCCAGTCTGCGCCGGAACCCGCGCCCGAACTCCCCGGCCGCCCTCTTCAGCCCGGCTCCGCTCCAACTCCCGCGATCAGCCTCAGCCCCGCCCCATTCCCGGAGCTGGCCAATCATCGCTTGGCTGGGGCCGGGGAACAACCAATCCGACGGGacggccccaccccagccccgcaAGGCCTTTTGGGGGTGTGGTTTCTCGCGCAGTCGCAGGCGGAGGTGGAGCAGAGGTGACCGAGGACTCTGGGCGAGGGTCAGGTCTTATCTGCACATGATCGGCCCCAGGCACTCCTCAACCCCGTGCTGTATGACAGTGAATCAaactaaagggggaaaaaagcgaGATAAAATGCATGACGTTTGTCATACCGTactctgcttttgttttcttttgaagctTAGGACTTGACTACCATTCCCTTGATTCCTTGGGGGATCCTGGCTTGATTTCATCTGAAATTGGCACAGCACTGCCCTGTTTATAGATACTGCTTAGAAGGTTCGTTTGCTTTTGTTCACGAATTTCGTTGAAACTATTTTGAATGTTAATGTTAACGCTACATT from Lemur catta isolate mLemCat1 chromosome 23, mLemCat1.pri, whole genome shotgun sequence harbors:
- the PM20D1 gene encoding N-fatty-acyl-amino acid synthase/hydrolase PM20D1, which gives rise to MAQRYVCALALAAVLLLVFATVSISKDLKGREHQGTSRIPSQFSEEERVVMKEALKGAIQIPTVSFSSEKSNTTALAEFGEYIRKVFPTVFSTSFIQHETVGDYSHLFTVQGSDTSLQPYMLLAHLDVVPAPKDGWEVPPFSGLEHDGFIHGRGTLDNKNSVMALLQALELLLLRNYIPRRSFFIALGHDEELSGMNGAQKISALLQARGIQLAFIVDEGSFILDGVIPYVKKPFAMISVSEKGAINLMLQVNMTPGHSSAPPKETSIGILAAAVSRLEQTPMPHMFASGPLEMTVQQLANEFPFPINILLSNLWLFRPLISRLMERNHLTNALVRTTMALTMFNAGIKVNVIPPVAQATINFRIHPAQTVQEVLEFVKDIVADDRVQFHVLNAFEPLPISPFDDQALGYQLLRQTIQSVFPEIDIVTPGICIGNTDSRHFTNLTTGIYRFNPLYLQPGGFRSIHGINEKISVRGYETQVKFIFELIQNADTEVQPIPHLHEL